Proteins encoded by one window of Streptacidiphilus sp. PB12-B1b:
- a CDS encoding helix-turn-helix domain-containing protein, with product MAQGWSDGSAAETGLRIRRLRSQRGLSLSELARRAGIGKATLSGLETGTRNPTAGTLYAIAGQLGVPLAALLTTPGAAPPAVPDLHGDAITATLLEAFTDGGVSTELYRLRIRPGPAQTSPAHGPGVVEYLTVFSGTALVGPVGAPVVVRAGEHASWLAEGPHTYAALDESVVEAGLLIRHPLAE from the coding sequence ATGGCTCAGGGATGGTCGGACGGCTCGGCTGCGGAGACAGGGCTGCGCATCCGCCGTCTCCGCAGTCAGCGCGGGCTCAGCCTCTCGGAGCTGGCCCGCCGGGCGGGCATCGGCAAGGCGACGCTCTCCGGTCTGGAGACCGGCACCCGCAATCCCACGGCCGGGACGCTGTACGCCATCGCCGGGCAGCTCGGGGTGCCGCTCGCGGCGCTGCTGACGACCCCCGGAGCCGCCCCGCCCGCCGTGCCCGACCTGCACGGGGACGCGATCACGGCGACGCTGCTGGAGGCGTTCACCGACGGCGGCGTCAGCACCGAGCTGTACCGGCTGCGGATCCGGCCCGGCCCGGCGCAGACCTCGCCCGCGCACGGGCCGGGGGTGGTCGAGTACCTCACCGTGTTCAGCGGTACCGCGCTGGTCGGTCCGGTGGGCGCGCCGGTCGTGGTCCGGGCCGGCGAGCACGCCTCCTGGCTCGCGGAGGGGCCGCACACCTATGCGGCGCTGGACGAGTCCGTGGTCGAGGCCGGCCTGCTGATCAGGCATCCGCTGGCGGAGTGA
- a CDS encoding benzoate/H(+) symporter BenE family transporter — protein sequence MSTTEPATAHPSGPDPGHVPDPAHVPDSGHPPDPLPEARLSQPLAAGLVTAVVGFSSSFVLVLSGLRAVGADPRQAVSGLLLLCLAMGGLAIWFGLRHRQPVSIAWSTPGAALLVNAGHQHGGYRYAIGAFLISGLLITLTGLWQRLGRWVAAIPAPLATALLSGVLLPLCLAPVRAADQLPALALPSIAAWAVLTRSARRWATPGALLTAFCALLLHHSLHLGHADSLLPAPTWTAPAFSVGAVVSIALPLYVITMASQNIPGVAVLTHFGYRPRTRPILLGTGLATTAGSFGGLYMVNLAAITAALSAGPDAHPDRGRRWIASVTAGTVYLVLGLAAGLSAALLTAAPPLLVEATAGLALLGTLGSALVAALADERSREAAVITIAVCASGVSAFGIGSPVWALLAGLAAYGLLRRP from the coding sequence ATGTCCACTACCGAACCCGCCACCGCGCACCCGTCCGGGCCGGACCCCGGACATGTGCCGGACCCGGCGCATGTGCCCGACTCCGGCCATCCGCCGGACCCGCTGCCGGAGGCACGGCTCTCGCAGCCGCTCGCCGCCGGGCTGGTCACCGCCGTCGTGGGCTTCAGCAGCTCCTTCGTGCTGGTGCTGAGCGGCCTGCGGGCGGTCGGCGCCGACCCGCGCCAGGCCGTCTCCGGCCTGCTCCTGCTCTGCCTGGCCATGGGCGGCCTCGCCATCTGGTTCGGCCTGCGCCACCGGCAGCCGGTCAGTATCGCCTGGTCCACCCCGGGCGCCGCACTCCTCGTCAACGCCGGGCACCAGCACGGCGGCTACCGCTACGCGATCGGGGCGTTCCTGATCAGCGGGCTGCTGATCACCCTCACCGGCCTCTGGCAGCGGCTCGGCCGCTGGGTCGCGGCCATCCCCGCACCCCTGGCCACCGCGCTCCTCTCCGGCGTCCTGCTGCCGCTCTGCCTCGCGCCGGTACGGGCCGCCGACCAGCTGCCGGCGCTCGCCCTGCCCTCCATCGCCGCCTGGGCCGTCCTGACCCGCTCCGCCCGGCGCTGGGCCACACCCGGCGCCCTGCTCACCGCCTTCTGCGCACTCCTGCTCCACCACTCGCTGCACCTGGGCCACGCCGACAGCCTGCTCCCCGCACCGACCTGGACCGCGCCCGCGTTCAGCGTCGGCGCGGTCGTCAGCATCGCTCTGCCGCTGTACGTGATCACCATGGCGTCGCAGAACATCCCCGGCGTGGCCGTGCTCACCCACTTCGGCTACCGGCCCAGGACCCGCCCGATCCTGCTCGGCACCGGTCTGGCCACCACTGCGGGCTCCTTCGGCGGCCTCTACATGGTGAACCTCGCCGCGATCACCGCAGCCCTCTCCGCAGGCCCCGACGCACACCCGGACCGAGGACGCCGCTGGATCGCCTCGGTCACCGCAGGCACCGTCTACCTCGTCCTCGGCCTCGCCGCCGGTCTCTCCGCCGCGCTCCTCACCGCCGCCCCACCACTGCTGGTCGAGGCGACCGCCGGCCTGGCCCTGCTGGGCACCCTGGGCTCCGCCCTGGTGGCCGCCCTCGCGGACGAACGCAGCCGAGAAGCCGCAGTCATCACGATCGCCGTCTGCGCCTCCGGCGTCTCCGCCTTCGGCATAGGTTCACCCGTCTGGGCACTCCTGGCCGGTCTCGCGGCGTACGGACTGCTGCGGCGGCCCTAA